One genomic region from Terriglobus aquaticus encodes:
- a CDS encoding lysine--tRNA ligase — protein MFASEFEERLFEERKEKLKKIAALGAQDGLSELAATYPNQFKLEPEGGVPSIRAQFDDASAETLEADRPHVALAGRLMAHRRQGKAGFAVLQNNGRRLQIYVRQDAVGERAFELYKLLDLGDHVGVSGYLFRTKTGELTIHAETLTFLAKAMIPLPDKFHGLQDIELRYRQRYLDLFTDEGEEAAAPSAEEAAADSDNPEAIAVATAGMKRLPAREVFVKRAQVLRALRTFFDSRGYLEVETPMMQPIAGGAAARPFVTHHNTMDMELYLRIAPELYLKRLVVGGLDRVYEINRNFRNEGISTQHNPEFTMLEFYQAYANYWDMMDLTEELITFVANEVNGTTVVDFPLPKGPRAGEMVQIDLGKWQRLSMVEAIRKFSPQGEAQEIPRDGKAIAELFENVAEHHLIQPTIIYDFPLAVSPLSKVKPDEPEWVERFEFYIGGFEVGNAFSELNDPEDQRRRFEAQLGERERGDDEAHQMDADYVRALAYGLPPTGGEGIGIDRLTMLLTGSRSIRDVILFPLLRPAKKPVLEASDEKSSDSPEA, from the coding sequence TTGTTTGCATCCGAGTTCGAAGAGCGGCTCTTTGAAGAGCGCAAAGAGAAGCTGAAGAAGATCGCCGCACTCGGCGCACAGGACGGCCTGAGCGAGCTGGCCGCGACCTACCCGAACCAGTTCAAACTCGAGCCGGAGGGCGGCGTTCCCTCAATTCGTGCGCAGTTCGACGATGCCTCTGCGGAGACGCTCGAAGCGGATCGCCCGCACGTCGCCCTCGCGGGACGTTTGATGGCTCACCGTCGCCAGGGCAAGGCGGGTTTCGCGGTACTGCAGAACAACGGCCGCCGCCTTCAGATCTATGTTCGCCAGGACGCCGTGGGCGAGCGCGCCTTTGAGCTCTACAAGCTGCTCGACCTGGGCGATCACGTTGGCGTAAGCGGGTATCTGTTCCGCACCAAGACCGGCGAACTCACCATCCACGCCGAGACGCTCACCTTTCTCGCCAAGGCCATGATCCCGCTGCCGGACAAGTTCCATGGTCTGCAGGACATTGAGCTTCGCTACCGCCAGCGCTACCTCGACCTCTTCACCGATGAGGGTGAGGAGGCGGCAGCTCCCTCCGCCGAGGAGGCAGCCGCCGACAGCGACAACCCGGAGGCAATCGCCGTCGCCACGGCCGGCATGAAGAGGCTGCCCGCCCGCGAAGTTTTCGTGAAGCGCGCGCAGGTATTGCGCGCCTTGCGCACGTTCTTCGACAGCCGCGGCTACCTGGAAGTGGAAACGCCGATGATGCAGCCCATCGCGGGCGGCGCGGCGGCACGGCCTTTCGTCACGCACCACAACACCATGGACATGGAGTTGTACCTGCGCATCGCGCCGGAGCTCTATCTGAAGCGGCTGGTGGTCGGCGGCCTGGACCGCGTGTACGAGATCAATCGCAACTTCCGCAACGAGGGGATCAGCACCCAGCACAACCCCGAGTTCACGATGCTGGAGTTCTACCAGGCCTACGCGAACTACTGGGACATGATGGACCTGACGGAAGAGTTGATCACCTTTGTCGCGAACGAGGTGAATGGAACGACGGTAGTCGACTTCCCCCTGCCGAAGGGCCCGCGCGCAGGCGAGATGGTGCAGATCGATCTTGGCAAATGGCAGCGCCTGAGCATGGTCGAGGCGATCCGGAAGTTCTCACCTCAAGGTGAGGCTCAGGAGATACCGAGGGACGGCAAGGCTATCGCCGAACTCTTCGAAAACGTTGCCGAGCACCACCTGATCCAGCCGACGATCATCTACGACTTCCCTCTTGCCGTATCGCCCCTCAGCAAGGTGAAGCCGGACGAGCCCGAGTGGGTGGAGCGCTTCGAGTTCTACATTGGCGGTTTCGAGGTCGGCAACGCGTTCAGCGAGCTGAACGACCCCGAGGACCAGCGCCGCCGCTTTGAAGCGCAGCTTGGCGAGCGCGAGCGCGGCGACGACGAGGCGCACCAGATGGACGCCGACTACGTCCGCGCTCTGGCCTACGGCCTGCCGCCCACCGGCGGCGAGGGCATTGGCATCGACCGGCTCACCATGCTCCTCACCGGCTCCCGTTCCATCCGCGACGTCATCCTCTTCCCGCTACTGCGGCCGGCGAAGAAGCCCGTGCTGGAGGCCTCAGACGA
- a CDS encoding complex I subunit 4 family protein — translation MHSFDHSILSLIIFTPLVGALILALLPDRGKLQPAAALVVTLVTFVLTLHLPANFNGTDVSRTFGSQQTFRFVQDVLWIPQPAIHYHLGVDGLGMWLVVLSGFLAPLGVLASWNAISGRRKLFYTLFLLQQVAMLGVFVSLDLFLYYAFWELSLVPMTILIATFGRTENRRRAGIKFFLYAFIPSALLLVGMLWLYVQTGTFQLPDLAALAATHAIPGSSHALWLCSLAFLVAFAVKVPVFPLHGWMIDAFAEAPTAAVMVLAGKLGLYSILRFSFGIFPEQSRHVAPLLIVLGAIGIVYGACLALVQDDLKRLASFSTLGHLSFCVLGIFTFTVNGLDGGMYQILNHGISGGALFLLMGMLYERYRTYDMRDLGGLSGKLPWMVTLFVITALSNVGLPALNSFVGEFLILSGTAQTALSHHNMLWTTIATTGVIFSAAYLLTMIQRVFYADLGNISAERKGWDLTAREHLALWPMVALFVIMGVASPYFTRQLDPLGTTYANVPARFDADQTHAALTKAGPACPTPAAIQAQIVAANTKVMEAATR, via the coding sequence ATGCATTCCTTCGACCACTCGATCCTCTCGCTCATCATCTTCACGCCACTCGTCGGCGCGCTGATCCTCGCGCTTCTGCCCGACCGCGGCAAGCTCCAGCCCGCCGCTGCGCTGGTCGTCACGCTGGTCACCTTCGTCCTCACGCTGCACCTTCCCGCGAACTTCAACGGCACGGACGTCAGCCGCACCTTCGGCTCGCAGCAGACCTTCCGCTTCGTGCAGGACGTCCTCTGGATTCCGCAGCCCGCCATCCACTACCACCTCGGCGTCGACGGCCTCGGCATGTGGCTCGTCGTCCTCTCCGGCTTCCTCGCACCGCTCGGCGTCCTCGCCTCCTGGAACGCCATCAGCGGCCGCCGCAAGCTCTTCTACACGCTCTTCCTGCTCCAGCAGGTCGCAATGCTCGGCGTCTTCGTCTCGCTCGACCTGTTCCTCTACTACGCCTTCTGGGAACTGTCGCTCGTGCCGATGACCATCCTCATCGCCACCTTCGGCCGCACCGAGAACCGCCGCCGCGCCGGCATCAAGTTCTTTCTCTACGCCTTCATTCCCTCGGCACTCCTGCTCGTCGGCATGCTCTGGCTCTACGTCCAGACCGGCACCTTCCAACTGCCCGACCTCGCCGCCCTCGCCGCCACTCACGCCATCCCGGGCTCGTCGCACGCGCTCTGGCTCTGCTCGCTTGCCTTCCTGGTCGCCTTCGCCGTGAAGGTCCCGGTTTTCCCGCTCCATGGCTGGATGATCGACGCCTTCGCCGAAGCTCCCACCGCCGCCGTCATGGTGCTCGCCGGCAAGCTGGGCCTCTACTCGATCCTTCGCTTCTCCTTCGGCATCTTCCCGGAGCAGTCGCGCCACGTCGCTCCTCTGCTCATCGTCCTCGGCGCCATCGGCATCGTCTACGGCGCCTGCCTCGCCCTCGTGCAGGACGACCTCAAGCGCCTCGCCAGCTTCTCCACACTCGGCCACCTCAGCTTCTGCGTTCTCGGCATCTTCACCTTCACCGTCAACGGCCTCGACGGCGGCATGTACCAGATCCTGAACCACGGCATCTCGGGCGGCGCGCTCTTCCTGCTCATGGGCATGCTCTACGAGCGCTATCGCACCTACGACATGCGCGACCTCGGCGGCCTCTCCGGCAAGCTGCCCTGGATGGTCACCCTCTTCGTCATCACGGCCCTGTCCAACGTCGGCCTGCCCGCGCTTAACAGCTTCGTCGGCGAGTTCCTCATCCTCAGCGGCACCGCGCAGACCGCGCTCTCGCACCACAACATGCTCTGGACGACTATCGCCACCACCGGCGTCATCTTCTCCGCCGCGTACCTGCTCACCATGATCCAGCGCGTCTTCTACGCCGACCTTGGCAACATCTCCGCCGAGCGCAAGGGCTGGGACCTGACCGCCCGCGAGCACCTCGCGCTCTGGCCGATGGTCGCCCTCTTCGTCATCATGGGCGTCGCATCTCCCTATTTCACGCGCCAACTTGATCCGCTCGGAACAACCTACGCCAACGTGCCCGCGCGCTTCGACGCCGATCAGACCCACGCTGCCCTGACCAAGGCGGGTCCTGCCTGCCCGACTCCGGCCGCCATACAGGCCCAAATCGTCGCGGCAAACACCAAGGTCATGGAGGCCGCCACTCGATGA
- the atpB gene encoding F0F1 ATP synthase subunit A: MPEQLVFTRLLNHLFASPADGVLRALHIHVADPAAPISNGFAMELLVFVLLLLYFVAVRISLSVEKPSAVQHSAELVHEFVSGQGESIIGHGYERFVTYLSVLGLFILAMNLLGLVPGFESPTATPVVPLGLALCTFLYYHYHGVRANGVGYIKQFLGPVWAISWLMLPIELISHCARVLSLTVRLYANMFAGDLVTLAFFSLVPVGIPLIFMGLHLAVSLVQAYVFMLLAAIYLSLAVSHDH; encoded by the coding sequence ATGCCGGAACAGCTAGTTTTTACCCGTTTGTTGAACCACCTGTTTGCCTCGCCGGCAGACGGCGTGCTGCGTGCGCTGCACATTCATGTTGCCGATCCAGCGGCCCCCATCAGCAATGGCTTCGCCATGGAGTTGCTGGTGTTTGTGCTGCTGCTGCTGTACTTTGTGGCCGTTCGCATTTCGCTCAGCGTGGAAAAGCCAAGCGCCGTTCAGCACTCGGCAGAGCTGGTGCACGAGTTTGTCTCCGGCCAGGGCGAGAGCATCATCGGGCACGGTTACGAGCGGTTCGTCACCTATCTGAGTGTGCTCGGGCTGTTCATCCTGGCGATGAACCTGCTCGGCCTGGTTCCGGGCTTCGAATCGCCGACCGCGACGCCTGTGGTTCCGCTGGGTTTGGCGCTGTGCACGTTCTTGTACTACCACTACCACGGTGTCCGGGCGAACGGCGTGGGCTACATCAAGCAGTTTCTAGGGCCGGTGTGGGCGATCAGCTGGCTGATGCTGCCGATCGAATTGATCTCGCACTGCGCGCGTGTGCTCTCGCTGACGGTCCGTTTGTACGCGAACATGTTCGCCGGCGACCTGGTCACGCTCGCGTTCTTCTCGCTGGTTCCGGTTGGCATTCCGCTGATCTTTATGGGTTTGCACCTTGCGGTGTCGCTGGTGCAGGCGTACGTGTTCATGCTGCTGGCGGCGATTTACCTGAGCCTGGCCGTTTCGCACGACCACTAG
- a CDS encoding AtpZ/AtpI family protein: MDSTPGKPKGTLGDLVKAESMIQLAIGLPAGCLIGWLVGHWLDGKFHQNWIGVVGILLGAVGGFIQIFTVASRYMKSSDE, from the coding sequence ATGGATAGCACTCCCGGCAAACCGAAGGGGACCCTTGGCGATCTCGTGAAAGCCGAGTCGATGATTCAGCTGGCGATCGGCCTGCCCGCGGGCTGCCTGATTGGCTGGCTCGTCGGGCACTGGCTGGACGGCAAGTTTCACCAGAACTGGATCGGCGTGGTCGGCATCCTGCTGGGCGCGGTGGGCGGATTTATCCAGATCTTTACGGTTGCCAGCAGGTACATGAAGAGCAGCGACGAATGA
- a CDS encoding ATP synthase F0 subunit C encodes MKMMKYMFTVMAVLLMAVPAFAQEAAGAASKGYLYLGAGIGMAIAAGLCGLGQGKATASAAEALARNPGARPGIFTFLILGLAFIESLALFTFVIIFLKLS; translated from the coding sequence ATGAAGATGATGAAGTACATGTTTACGGTGATGGCGGTTCTGCTGATGGCAGTTCCGGCGTTTGCGCAGGAGGCTGCTGGTGCGGCTTCCAAGGGTTACCTCTACCTGGGCGCCGGCATCGGCATGGCCATTGCGGCCGGCCTGTGCGGTCTGGGTCAGGGCAAGGCGACGGCTTCGGCCGCGGAGGCGCTGGCGCGCAATCCGGGTGCGCGTCCTGGCATCTTCACCTTCCTGATTCTGGGTCTGGCGTTTATCGAGTCGCTGGCTCTGTTCACCTTCGTCATCATCTTCCTGAAACTCTCGTAG
- a CDS encoding NADH-quinone oxidoreductase subunit N, producing the protein MNSPNLLALLPEYILTLAGIAIMLLEPVLPAGSSRKPLGWLALLGTIAAGVASFVQLGHGTIVAFANTIQVDSYSVFFQVLIAAIVAVTLLSSLDYFQGNAGHAGEYFALTCFGAVGMMLMACSTELLMVFIGLEISSISTYIMAGFRKTQAAASESSIKYFLLGSFATAFFLYGIALTFGATGSTNLRVIAPALATTTTPLLALLAIAMIVIGIGFKVSAAPFHVWTPDVYQGAPPPVVGLMSTAPKAAAFAVLLRILFGGFPLYQSKWSWLLWGIAALSMTIGNLGALLQRDVKRMLAYSSIAHAGYLLVAFTAFPQDGIAAAAFYTAAYAAMNVGAFVVISLVSGYRERLRTGEDYTGLAVQHPVLAAAFSFFLLSMIGIPFTGGFFGKFYVFAGALHAGHVWLAVIGLLNSGIACFYYLRLIARVYSVPTGYSAPLAIDFDPVGSTNPMLNPVAIANGSAAAEPTSAAAIPAYFGLAVCVLATLLLGILPGHVLTFIQGSTGLGNPTHTVATKSCCPPRSTAATELASK; encoded by the coding sequence ATGAACAGCCCCAACCTCCTCGCGCTTCTCCCCGAGTACATCCTTACTCTGGCCGGCATCGCCATCATGCTGCTTGAACCGGTTCTGCCGGCCGGCAGCAGCCGTAAGCCTCTCGGCTGGCTCGCCTTGCTCGGCACCATTGCGGCAGGAGTCGCGAGTTTCGTCCAACTCGGTCACGGCACAATCGTCGCCTTCGCAAACACGATCCAGGTCGACAGCTACTCGGTCTTCTTCCAGGTCCTCATCGCCGCTATCGTGGCAGTCACCCTGCTCTCCTCGCTCGACTACTTCCAGGGCAACGCGGGTCACGCTGGCGAATACTTCGCGCTCACCTGCTTCGGCGCCGTTGGCATGATGCTCATGGCCTGCTCGACCGAGCTGCTCATGGTCTTCATCGGGCTTGAGATCTCGTCCATCTCCACCTACATCATGGCTGGCTTCCGCAAGACGCAGGCCGCCGCCAGCGAAAGCTCCATCAAGTATTTCCTGCTGGGCTCCTTCGCCACTGCATTCTTCCTGTACGGCATCGCCCTAACCTTCGGTGCCACCGGCTCGACCAACCTGCGCGTCATCGCTCCGGCTCTGGCCACCACGACCACGCCGCTGCTGGCTCTGCTCGCAATCGCCATGATCGTCATCGGCATCGGCTTCAAGGTCTCCGCGGCCCCGTTCCATGTCTGGACACCCGACGTCTACCAGGGCGCTCCGCCGCCGGTCGTCGGCCTTATGTCCACCGCTCCCAAGGCCGCAGCCTTCGCCGTCCTTCTTCGCATCCTCTTCGGTGGCTTCCCGCTCTATCAGTCCAAGTGGTCTTGGCTGCTCTGGGGCATCGCCGCTCTCTCCATGACCATCGGCAACCTCGGCGCCCTGCTGCAGCGCGACGTCAAGCGCATGCTCGCCTACTCGTCGATTGCGCACGCCGGTTACCTGCTGGTCGCCTTCACGGCCTTCCCGCAGGACGGCATCGCCGCTGCCGCCTTCTACACCGCCGCGTATGCCGCCATGAACGTCGGCGCCTTCGTCGTCATCTCGCTCGTCTCGGGCTACCGCGAACGCCTCCGCACCGGCGAGGACTACACCGGCCTCGCCGTCCAGCACCCCGTGCTCGCCGCCGCGTTCAGCTTTTTCCTGCTCTCGATGATCGGCATCCCGTTCACCGGCGGCTTCTTCGGCAAGTTCTACGTCTTCGCCGGAGCCCTGCACGCCGGGCACGTCTGGCTCGCCGTCATCGGCCTGCTCAACTCCGGCATCGCCTGCTTCTACTACCTGCGCCTCATCGCCCGCGTCTACTCCGTCCCGACCGGCTACTCCGCTCCGCTCGCCATCGACTTCGACCCGGTCGGCTCGACCAACCCGATGCTGAACCCGGTGGCCATTGCGAACGGTTCGGCGGCCGCCGAGCCCACTTCCGCCGCTGCCATTCCGGCCTATTTCGGCCTGGCCGTCTGCGTTCTGGCTACCCTGCTCCTCGGCATCCTCCCTGGCCACGTCCTCACCTTTATCCAGGGCAGCACCGGTCTCGGCAACCCGACCCACACCGTCGCCACGAAGAGCTGCTGCCCACCGCGCAGCACAGCCGCCACAGAACTGGCCAGCAAGTAA